Below is a genomic region from Persephonella hydrogeniphila.
TAGATACTCTAAGAATAGGGTGGCTGTACCAAGATAAATAAGAATTCCAAGGATATCGTTAAGTGTTAAGGTTATCGGCCCTGTTGCGATGGTAGGGTCTCTGTGGAGCTTTAAGGAGATATAAGGGAGCAGTCCTCCTACAAACGCAGCTATCACTATATTTAAAAAGAGGGCTGTTCCTATTACTATTCCTATTATATGGGTGCTTATCCATACAGAAGATATTAAACCAACAATAAAAGAAACAACAAAAGCTATTAAAATAGCTACTTTTACTTCCCTTATCAGAAAATGAAGAAAATCTTTAAAATACTCGGTTATTTTTCCTGTCGTCAGTCCCCTTGCTGTAATTATGGCAGACTGAGAACTGATCATACCTGAAACTGCAGCAACAAGGGGGAGGAAAAAGATAATAGGAAGGAATTGTCTTATCGTAAAATCAAAAACACTTATGATAAAAGCTGAGATTATCTCTCCAAATACTACTACAAGAAGCCACGGTAGTCTTAGTTTTGCAGTTTTTAATATCTGATTTGTGTAAAAGAGCTCTTCTTCCTGAGCTCCAGCCATTTTAAAAAAATCTTCTGTTGTTTTTTCTGTTACTGCGTCAAGTATATCATCTATGTAAATAACTCCTATCAGTTCATCATTTTCATCGACTACAGGGATAATAAGAAGGTCGTACCTCTGAAATATATCTATTGCTTCATTTTTCTTAGCGTCTGAACGAATAGAAATAACATCTGTGTTCATTATATCCTTCATCTGGGCATTGGGAGGAGCTGTCAGTATCTCTTTTATTGACGCGACTCCAATTAACCTATCTTTTTTATCTACCACATATATATAAATAATCTCGATATCTTCCGGAGCGCTTCTTATTATATTTAAAACTTCTTCAACTGTTTTTTCTTCCTCTACAGCTATATATTCTTCACTGATAAGTGGGGCTATACTATCCTCTCCGTAGGACATAAATTTTTGTAGCTCCTCTTTTTCTTCTTCAGCAAGTTTCTCCAAAATTGCGTTTTGGAGTTCTACAGGTAGCTTGTCTATTATTTTTGATATCTCCCCTGTTGAGAATGTGATTAATACCCTTAATGCTTCTTTTACAGGTAAAGCTCTCAGTATCTCTATCTGTATATCCTCGTCAAGATCATAAAGTAGATCTGATGCTTTTTCTATATCTATATTCATAAGAATTTGAAATATTTTGACCCTTTCCTGATGGGAAAGATACCTGAATATAGCAACAAGGTCTCCCTTATGGGTTTTCTGGAGTATTCTTTCTAATGCTTTGTAATTTCCCTTATACAAAAGCCTTTTTAATGTTTCTTTAAGAACATTTAATGTAGGAGTAAGCAACAGTTAACTCCTAAGATATATACTGGTACCCGAGAAGTTTAAGCAATCTTATATCCTCCTTCCATCTTGGTTTTACTTTTACCCACAGATTAAGATGAACCTTTTTGCCAAGGATACTTTCTATCTCTTCCCTCGCCTGTATTCCTATCTTTTTCAGCATCTGACCTTTTCTGCCTATTATTATTCCCTTGTGGTTTTCTTTTTCTACATATATCACAGCATTGATAACTACAAGATTTTTGTCCTCTATTTCTTGGATGCTTTCAACCTCAACAGCCGCTGAATAGGGAAGTTCCTGTCTTGTGTTGTGAAAAATCTTCTCCCTTATTATCTCTGCAATGTAAAATCTCAACGGTAGATCTGTTATCTGGTCTTCAGGAAAAAGAGGAGGAGATTCTGGAAGGTATTTTTTTAGTGCATCAACAAATCTGTCTATATTTTCTCCTTTTATTGCAGACATTGGTATTATCTCAGCAAAGTTGTATTTTTGGGTACTTTCTTCTATAAGGGGAAGAAGGAGTCTTTTGTCTTTCATTTTATCTATTTTGTTGATTACAAGTATCGTTGGCTTATTCAGTTTTTTTATGTAATTCTCAAGTATCTGTTCATCCTCCTTTGTCCATCCTTTATCAGCTTCGATTATCATCACAATAATATCTGCTTCTTCCATACTTCCAACAGCAGATTCCATAACTACTTTTGTCAGGAGATCTTTACCCTTCTGTACTCCCGGAGTGTCGAGAAAGATAATCTGGGCATCTTTATCATGTTTTACCCCTAAAATTCTCATTCTCGTTGTCTGTGGTTTCGGGCTTACTATAGAGAGCTTTGTTCCTAAGATATTGTTCATTATTGTTGATTTACCTACATTTGGCCTTCCGATAAGAGCAACAAATCCAGCCTTAAATTTTTTATCTTGTTCCATTTTCACACCTGTTTTTATTTTTATATTTTCTATTTTCTGTCAGAGCAAGGATTTTTGCAAACTTTAGTAGTAAACCTCTTTGAGAAATAAACCTTCTGGAGGAGCTATATAGATACCTTTATTTGGGTCTGAAGCATCAAGAATTTCTTTTAGCTGATTTATGCTGAGGGATCCTGTCCCTACTCTTACTGTATGACCTACAATTTTTCTCACCATGTATCTCAAAAAATGGGAGGCTGTTATATGAATCTCTATTATTTTCCCATCAAATTTCAGGAAAAGTTCTCTTATATCTATATCTTCCCTTAGATAATCCCCTTTCTTTGCAAGACTTTTAAGATCCTTATATCCTCTGATAAGTTCTAATGCTTCCTCCATTTTTTTGATATCAAATCTTTTGGATACGTACCAGCCAAATCCATAAAGAAAGGGATCGGGCTTTGTGTATATCCTGTAGAAGTATGTTTTTCCCTTTGCACTAAACCTTGCATTAAAAGATAGTGGTACTTCCTCAACAGATACTATGCCTATATCCCGTGGAAGAGTAGCATTAAGATATTTGTATATCTCAAACGGTTTCCTGTAGGAAAATGTTTTAAAGTTTGCCACCTGACCAAGCGCATGAACTCCAGCATCTGTTCTTCCTGATGCTATAAGTGTTATCTTTTCTTTAAAAAGCTCCTTTAAACAATCCTCTATAACCTGCTGAACAGTTATATGATTTGGCTGTCTCTGCCAGCCGTGATATCGGGTACCTATGTATTTTATAGTTAACTTGTAATTGTGGTTTTTCTTCATTCTGCACTCTGAAGCAGTTGTTTTGCCAGTTGGACAGTCTGCCTGTCTGTTTTCCCGCTGAGCATTCTGGCTATCTCTTTTATTCTTTCTTCTGTTTCAAGCTGTTTTATACTGGCAAATGTGTAGTCAGATGTGTGCTGTTTTTCTATATAAAAATGTTTGTCTCCGTAAACAGCTATCTGAGGAAGATGGGTTATCAGTATTACCTGATACTTTTCTGATAGTTTTTTTAATTTTTTTGCCATAAAAAGAGCAGTTTTTCCTCCAATACCTGAGTCTACTTCGTCAAAAATCATACAGTCAACATCACTTCCTGCCACAAGCTTTATACTCAGGGACAGCCTTGACACCTCTCCTCCAGAAGCCACTTCTTCGACAGGCATAGGATCAAATCCTTTGTTAGCAGAAAACAAAAACAGAACATCATCTTTACCGTGTTTTCCAATTTCCGTATCTGTTATTTCAACAACGAATTTTGCTTCATTAAGAGCAAGCTCTTCTAAATGAGTTTTTAAACTTTTCTCTAACTCTTTGGCTTTTTCTTTTCTTATAAGGGATATCTTTTCAGCAAGCTCTAATAACTTTTTATAAACATTTCTCTTTTCTTTTTCTATTTTTGGAAGTTCAAACTCAAGATTTTTCAAATATTCCAGTCTCTCTTTAAACTGATTTTTTAAAGTAATGAGCCCTTTTTCATCTGTGTTGTACTTTATCTCCAATCTGTTTATCAGATTTAGCCTCTCTTCTATTTCCTGTATCTCTGACTGCTCAAAATCTACCTCTACTTTATTGAGGGAGTAAGAGGCATCATCAATAATAGCTTTTGCTTCTTCAAGGGATTGAATAACATTTTTTATCTCCTCTGAAAAATCAGAGATTTTCTCTAACTCTTTTATGACTAGAGATAATTTTTCATTTACAGATCCTTCTTCTTCAAATAAAATCTGTTCTGATCTGTAAACAGCTTCCTTTATCCTACTTATATTTGTAAGATATCTGTATTTTTCCTCAAGATATTCCTTTTCTCCTTCTTTAATACTGGCCTCTTCAAGTTCATTAAGTTGAAAGTTTAAAATATCTATCTCTCTTAATCTGTTAGATTGCTGGTTTTTCAGATACTCTTCCTGTTTTTCCAACTCTCTGTACTTTCTATACAGTTCTCTGTATTCTTCAAGTAGATTTCCAATACCTGCATAGGTATCTAATATCTCCCTGTGTTTTTCCCTCTCAAAAAGTTTCTGTTGCTGATTCTGTCCGTGTATTGTTAGAAGTCCTTCTGAAGCTTCTTTGAGGGCTGTGAGTGTTGCCCTTCTACCATTTATATAATAGATGTTTTTCCCATTTTTTATTTCCCTTGCAAGGATAAGAACACCATCTTCTGAATATCCGTTTTCTACATCTTCAAAAACGAGCTCTACATAATCTCCTTCAGAAAACTTTCCTTTTTTACCTAAAACAAAAGAGACAGCATCTACAATAAGAGATTTACCTACACCTGTCTCTCCTGTAAAAACATTTAAACCTCTATCTAAATCTATATCCACATCTTTAAGATACAGGAATTTTTCTATCCTGATTTTTGAGAGCATACTTTACCTCAGACTGTTTTTAGGAAGTTTCGTCAAAATCATTAAAACAATTTATCATAATTTGCATTGGAATCAACTAACCGATAAGATATTTGTGATTTTAAGGTTTGAGGTGTCCTTCATGAAAGAGATTACTTTGAAAATAGACGGTCATGAGGTAAAGGTACCTGAAGGAACTACAGTTTTAGAAGCTGCTAAAAAACTAAATAAAGTTATACCTACATTCTGTTATCATCCCAAGCTTCCGATTTTTGGCGGATGTAGGATGTGTCTCGTTTATGAAAAAAACTGGAAAAGAAATATAATCGCCTGTGCCACACCTGTTTATGAAGGAATGGAGATAGAAACAGAGAATCCCAAAACCGTTGAAGAAAGAAAGTTTATACTTGAGATGCTCTTTACAAGACATCCCCTTGACTGTCCTATCTGTGATAAAGCAGGAGAGTGTGATTTACAGAACTGGGGCACTTACTATGGGCCCCAACAAAATCCTTCCGGCATAACTCCATTTGAAAAAATAAGACCAGAAGAGAACTGGGAAAGTGAGTATTTTGAGTTTGTATCGAATAGATGCGTACTCTGTCTTAAATGTATTAGCGTATGTAAAAATGTTGTAGGTGCAGATGCTCTTTTTCAGGAGGAAAGAGGATTTGAAATCCTGATTTCTCCAGATAAAAAACCCATGGACGAAGAAAGCAGTTGTGAAGCCTGCGGTTTATGTGTAGATGTATGCCCTGTAGGTGCTATTCTTTTTAAACCTTTCAAATTCAATGCAAGGGCATGGCTTCTTAAAGAAACAGTTTCCTACTGCAATATGTGTTCTCTTCAATGTCCTGTAAGTATTGATCATAACGGCAAAGATATATACAGAGTAAGATCTACAGCAGATCTGAAAATATGTGCCGGGGCTTATCTTGGCTACGATATTTATAAAAAAAATAGACTAAAAGGAGCATTGGAAAACGGAAAGCCTGTAGATCAGGCAAAAATTATCGGTAAAATATCTGAACTTATAACTGAATCACCCTTTGAGACAGCCTTAATAGTTTCCCCTTATTCAGGAAATGAAACATTAAAAGCTGTAAAAAATCTGCAGGAAAAAACAGGTATCAAGGTAAGTTCAACAGTTACAACAACACTACTGCCTGTTATAGAAGGATTTAAAGAGGAGACAGGTGATTACTGCGTATTAGATGAGGAAGATATTTTAAACTCGGAAAAAATAATAATAGTAGGGAATGACCCCTCTGATACAAACCCTGTGATTTCTTATCTTTTCCACAAAAATTACAACGAAGGATTTTTCTATGGGAAAGACAAAAAAATAATCTTTGTAGGAGATAAACTTCTACATACAAAAAAATACTCGCCTGTATTTGTAAAAAAAGATATAAAAGTTTTGACTTTAGAAGATATATACCAACTAAAGCCTGATAAAAACAGTGTAATTGTATATTCAACAACTACTCTAAAGGGAGAAGATGCATACAGAATAGGGAAGTTGTTTGGTATAATAAGCAGAGAAACAGGTTCAAAACTGCTAATTCTGCCACAGGAAGTCAATGCTTTTGGCGTAATAAACAATTTAGAGCTTTATTATCTTCCTGATATCCTAAAAAGTATAAAAGACAAAAAGATAAAGAATTTAATTCTGATAGGGGAGGATATAATAGACCATATTACAGATGAGGAACTTCAGGAGATCTTCATGAAAGTTGATACTTCAGCTGTTATCACTCCGTTTTCTGACGGACTTTCCCTATCATGCAAAATGGCTATAGGATGTGCATTGTGGCTTGAAGAAGAAAAAACTACAGAAGGTTTTCGAGGTGTACTAAGATCCAAAAAAGCTATAGATGGTTTTATCCCAGAATCAAAAATATTAGAACAGATCGTAAAAAATGTCCAGGAAACTCCTAAGGCTTTAAGGTATGAAGAGAGAAAAGAAAAAAACTTTTATAACTATGAAGGATTTGATTATCCATACATATCCCTATGGGACTTCGGTTATATAGGGAGAAGATCAGATAATCTTATGAACTACAGATTCAAAAGAGAAGCAAGGGCAGGAGTTCAAGATGGAAATTAAGATGGGCGTTTCAAAATCAGGAATTAAGCCTTCTAAAGATTATGATATACTCGTTCTAAAATTCAGACCTTCTGTCTACAGCCTCGTTTTAACACAAAACTCCCTCGCTGCAGCTCCGGTTATATACGACAGAATGGTTTCCCAGATGACTGACAAAATATCAGCCATTGTGGTCAACAGCGGGAATGCAAACGCAGCGACAGGAGAAGAAGGACTGGAAAACGCCCAGAGAATGGCAGAACTGACAGAGGATCTTTTAGGCATACCTGAAAACCAGTCACTGGTCTTTTCAACAGGTGTTATAGGTGTTCAGCTCCCTATGGAAAAAGTAGAATCAGGAATAAAAGAAGCCTGCGAGAACCTAAGAGAACTGGATTTAGAGCTTGCAGCAAGGGCTATATCAACAACAGACTCTTTCCCGAAATTTTATAGATTTGAAGGAAATCTAAATGGGAAAAAGTACAGTATTATAGGGATAGCGAAAGGTGCAGGTATGATACACCCCAATATGGCTACAATGCTTGCTTATATATTTACAGATGTAAAAATAGAGAAAGATCTCCTTGACAGAATAATGAAGGTTGTTGTTGAGAGGAGCTTTAACTCTATAGATGTTGATGGATGTGAAAGTACCAATGATAGTTTTCTTCTGATAGCCACAGGAGAAAATGATATTGAGGTAAACGAAGAGAATAAAACAGCTTTTGCAAAGGATATACTTCATGTTGCAACAGAGCTTGCAAAGATGATAGTAAAAGATGGAGAAGGAGCTACAAAACTCATCCAAATAAATGTGCACAACGCATCTACAAAAGAAGAGGCAAAAAAGGTAGGAGAATCTATTGCCCTTTCTAACCTTTTTAAGACAGCGATGTTCGGAAATGACCCAAACTGGGGAAGAATACTATCTGCAATAGGCCAGCTCCATTTAGATATAGATTTTTCAAGAGTAAAACTTTACATAGGAGATTTTCTTATATACAGTGGACATCCGGTAGATTTTGATAGAAAAAAAACCGTTGAATATCTGAAAGAAAATAGAGAGGTAACCATAGAGATATACCTTGAAAGGGGAGACTCAGACTGGACTTACTACACATGCGATCTTACATACAAATATGTAGAGATAAATGCAGAATATACCACCTGAAAAACCTCTAACCAAATCATAATTAATAACTTTTGATAGATGTTAAAATAGTATTGCCTGCTTTGCAGATTAGATTTATATTTAGTTATTAGTAATCATTACTGATAAGAACGGAGGATATTATGGATAGATTGATTATATTTGACACAACATTGAGAGACGGAGAGCAGGCTCCGGGATTTTCAATGACTGTAGAAGAAAAAGTGACAATGGCGCAGCAGTTGGAAAAGTTAGGAGTTGATGTTATAGAAGCTGGTTTTGCCGCTGCTTCTCCAGGAGATTTTGAAGCGGTAAATGCTGTATCAGAAACAGTAAAAGAGTCTATAGTATGTTCTCTAGCAAGGGCACTTGAGTCTGATATAGAGAAAGCAGGTGAAGCTCTTGCTCCTGCAGAGAGAAAAAGGATACATACTTTTATAGCGACATCTCCTATACATATGAAATACAAACTTAAGATGAGTCCTGAACAGGTAATCGAAAGGGCAGTTTCTGCTGTAAAGTTCGCCAGAAATTTTACAGATGACGTTGAGTTTTCTGCAGAAGATGCATTCAGATCAGAAAGGGAGTTCCTTTTTAGAGTCTTTGAGGCTGTGATTGATGCAGGAGCAAAGACTATAAATGTTCCTGATACGGTAGGATACGCTATACCTGAAGAGTTCGGTAAACTTATTGCAGATATTAAAAATAATGTTCCAAATATAGATAAGGCTGTTATATCTGTTCACTGTCATAATGATTTAGGTCTGGCAGTTGCAAACTCTCTCTCAGCTGTAAAAAATGGAGCAAGACAGGCACATGTAACGATAAATGGGATAGGTGAAAGGGCAGGGAATGCAGCCCTTGAGGAAGTTGTAATGGCTATAAAAGTAAGAAAAGATTACTTTAAGGATATATATACAGGTATCAATACGAAGGAAATCTACAAAACAAGCAGACTGCTTTGCAGAATAACAGG
It encodes:
- the mgtE gene encoding magnesium transporter, coding for MLTPTLNVLKETLKRLLYKGNYKALERILQKTHKGDLVAIFRYLSHQERVKIFQILMNIDIEKASDLLYDLDEDIQIEILRALPVKEALRVLITFSTGEISKIIDKLPVELQNAILEKLAEEEKEELQKFMSYGEDSIAPLISEEYIAVEEEKTVEEVLNIIRSAPEDIEIIYIYVVDKKDRLIGVASIKEILTAPPNAQMKDIMNTDVISIRSDAKKNEAIDIFQRYDLLIIPVVDENDELIGVIYIDDILDAVTEKTTEDFFKMAGAQEEELFYTNQILKTAKLRLPWLLVVVFGEIISAFIISVFDFTIRQFLPIIFFLPLVAAVSGMISSQSAIITARGLTTGKITEYFKDFLHFLIREVKVAILIAFVVSFIVGLISSVWISTHIIGIVIGTALFLNIVIAAFVGGLLPYISLKLHRDPTIATGPITLTLNDILGILIYLGTATLFLEYLRI
- the era gene encoding GTPase Era, giving the protein MEQDKKFKAGFVALIGRPNVGKSTIMNNILGTKLSIVSPKPQTTRMRILGVKHDKDAQIIFLDTPGVQKGKDLLTKVVMESAVGSMEEADIIVMIIEADKGWTKEDEQILENYIKKLNKPTILVINKIDKMKDKRLLLPLIEESTQKYNFAEIIPMSAIKGENIDRFVDALKKYLPESPPLFPEDQITDLPLRFYIAEIIREKIFHNTRQELPYSAAVEVESIQEIEDKNLVVINAVIYVEKENHKGIIIGRKGQMLKKIGIQAREEIESILGKKVHLNLWVKVKPRWKEDIRLLKLLGYQYIS
- the truA gene encoding tRNA pseudouridine(38-40) synthase TruA, producing the protein MKKNHNYKLTIKYIGTRYHGWQRQPNHITVQQVIEDCLKELFKEKITLIASGRTDAGVHALGQVANFKTFSYRKPFEIYKYLNATLPRDIGIVSVEEVPLSFNARFSAKGKTYFYRIYTKPDPFLYGFGWYVSKRFDIKKMEEALELIRGYKDLKSLAKKGDYLREDIDIRELFLKFDGKIIEIHITASHFLRYMVRKIVGHTVRVGTGSLSINQLKEILDASDPNKGIYIAPPEGLFLKEVYY
- the recN gene encoding DNA repair protein RecN, which translates into the protein MLSKIRIEKFLYLKDVDIDLDRGLNVFTGETGVGKSLIVDAVSFVLGKKGKFSEGDYVELVFEDVENGYSEDGVLILAREIKNGKNIYYINGRRATLTALKEASEGLLTIHGQNQQQKLFEREKHREILDTYAGIGNLLEEYRELYRKYRELEKQEEYLKNQQSNRLREIDILNFQLNELEEASIKEGEKEYLEEKYRYLTNISRIKEAVYRSEQILFEEEGSVNEKLSLVIKELEKISDFSEEIKNVIQSLEEAKAIIDDASYSLNKVEVDFEQSEIQEIEERLNLINRLEIKYNTDEKGLITLKNQFKERLEYLKNLEFELPKIEKEKRNVYKKLLELAEKISLIRKEKAKELEKSLKTHLEELALNEAKFVVEITDTEIGKHGKDDVLFLFSANKGFDPMPVEEVASGGEVSRLSLSIKLVAGSDVDCMIFDEVDSGIGGKTALFMAKKLKKLSEKYQVILITHLPQIAVYGDKHFYIEKQHTSDYTFASIKQLETEERIKEIARMLSGKTDRQTVQLAKQLLQSAE
- a CDS encoding 2Fe-2S iron-sulfur cluster-binding protein, with the translated sequence MKEITLKIDGHEVKVPEGTTVLEAAKKLNKVIPTFCYHPKLPIFGGCRMCLVYEKNWKRNIIACATPVYEGMEIETENPKTVEERKFILEMLFTRHPLDCPICDKAGECDLQNWGTYYGPQQNPSGITPFEKIRPEENWESEYFEFVSNRCVLCLKCISVCKNVVGADALFQEERGFEILISPDKKPMDEESSCEACGLCVDVCPVGAILFKPFKFNARAWLLKETVSYCNMCSLQCPVSIDHNGKDIYRVRSTADLKICAGAYLGYDIYKKNRLKGALENGKPVDQAKIIGKISELITESPFETALIVSPYSGNETLKAVKNLQEKTGIKVSSTVTTTLLPVIEGFKEETGDYCVLDEEDILNSEKIIIVGNDPSDTNPVISYLFHKNYNEGFFYGKDKKIIFVGDKLLHTKKYSPVFVKKDIKVLTLEDIYQLKPDKNSVIVYSTTTLKGEDAYRIGKLFGIISRETGSKLLILPQEVNAFGVINNLELYYLPDILKSIKDKKIKNLILIGEDIIDHITDEELQEIFMKVDTSAVITPFSDGLSLSCKMAIGCALWLEEEKTTEGFRGVLRSKKAIDGFIPESKILEQIVKNVQETPKALRYEERKEKNFYNYEGFDYPYISLWDFGYIGRRSDNLMNYRFKREARAGVQDGN
- the argJ gene encoding bifunctional glutamate N-acetyltransferase/amino-acid acetyltransferase ArgJ, whose product is MEIKMGVSKSGIKPSKDYDILVLKFRPSVYSLVLTQNSLAAAPVIYDRMVSQMTDKISAIVVNSGNANAATGEEGLENAQRMAELTEDLLGIPENQSLVFSTGVIGVQLPMEKVESGIKEACENLRELDLELAARAISTTDSFPKFYRFEGNLNGKKYSIIGIAKGAGMIHPNMATMLAYIFTDVKIEKDLLDRIMKVVVERSFNSIDVDGCESTNDSFLLIATGENDIEVNEENKTAFAKDILHVATELAKMIVKDGEGATKLIQINVHNASTKEEAKKVGESIALSNLFKTAMFGNDPNWGRILSAIGQLHLDIDFSRVKLYIGDFLIYSGHPVDFDRKKTVEYLKENREVTIEIYLERGDSDWTYYTCDLTYKYVEINAEYTT
- a CDS encoding 2-isopropylmalate synthase translates to MDRLIIFDTTLRDGEQAPGFSMTVEEKVTMAQQLEKLGVDVIEAGFAAASPGDFEAVNAVSETVKESIVCSLARALESDIEKAGEALAPAERKRIHTFIATSPIHMKYKLKMSPEQVIERAVSAVKFARNFTDDVEFSAEDAFRSEREFLFRVFEAVIDAGAKTINVPDTVGYAIPEEFGKLIADIKNNVPNIDKAVISVHCHNDLGLAVANSLSAVKNGARQAHVTINGIGERAGNAALEEVVMAIKVRKDYFKDIYTGINTKEIYKTSRLLCRITGSFVQPNKAIVGDNAFAHEAGIHQHGILAHRETYEIMRAEDVGVPESKIVLGKHSGRHAFKARLEELGYKNLSEDEISMLFEKFKKLADKKKEVFDEDIEALILDELFKSYEEVKLIYFHVLSGNQAIPSSTVKIEKDGQEIIETSSGDGPIDSALKALEKALGITGRLKDYTIRSLSAGKDAMGEVRVVVDFDGTISSGRGTSTDIIEASVKAYLDAYNRYLARKTFIEKRITEGI